The proteins below are encoded in one region of Hordeum vulgare subsp. vulgare chromosome 3H, MorexV3_pseudomolecules_assembly, whole genome shotgun sequence:
- the LOC123443327 gene encoding ERI1 exoribonuclease 2-like, with product MAAIMAARGQELEQDFDFFVVVDFEATCLKDARIFPQEIIEFPAVLVDGATGCIESAFRRYVRPKHHPVLTQFCRELTGIRQEDVDGGVDLGEALWLHDAWLKAATAGAGNRRSGRLAVVTWGDWDCRTMLEFECRFKGIEKPSYFDQWINLRVPFQVALGGGGRVNLQEAVRAAGLDWEGRLHCGLDDALNTARLLAEIMRRGVKMTITGSLAPLPLFEQEQQPRTSTCGGSPALAPPPFEQKQQPRTSTCGGPLVLAPPIQQQPPRTGPCDGSFPLVLAPIQQKQQQWPQPHIISPCGGSSATWYCGVATKGGMEPGAMQSGCTNWTPAMGAVSPYYLWSN from the coding sequence ATGGCAGCGATCATGGCGGCGCGCGGGCAGGAGCTGGAGCAAGATTTCGATTTCTTCGTGGTGGTCGACTTCGAGGCGACGTGCCTCAAAGACGCGCGGATCTTCCCGCAGGAAATCATTGAGTTCCCCGCCGTGCTCGTCGACGGCGCCACCGGTTGCATCGAGTCAGCGTTTCGCAGGTACGTTCGTCCTAAACATCACCCTGTGCTGACCCAGTTTTGCAGGGAACTCACCGGCATCCGGCAGGAGGACGTCGACGGCGGCGTGGATCTCGGCGAGGCGCTCTGGCTGCACGACGCGTGGCTGAAGGCGGCGACGGCGGGGGCAGGGAACAGGAGGAGCGGTCGCTTGGCCGTCGTGACCTGGGGAGACTGGGACTGCCGGACCATGCTGGAGTTCGAGTGCCGCTTCAAGGGCATCGAGAAGCCCTCCTACTTTGATCAGTGGATCAACCTGAGGGTCCCCTTCCAGGTGGCGCTCGGCGGCGGAGGGCGGGTGAACCTGCAGGAGGCGGTTCGGGCGGCGGGGCTGGACTGGGAGGGCCGCCTGCATTGCGGGTTGGACGATGCCCTCAACACGGCACGGCTGCTTGCTGAGATCATGCGGCGCGGGGTCAAGATGACCATCACTGGCTCGCTGGCGCCGCTGCCGCTGTTCGAGCAGGAGCAGCAGCCTCGCACAAGCACCTGCGGTGGCTCACCTGCGCTGGCGCCGCCGCCGTTCGAGCAGAAGCAGCAGCCTCGCACAAGCACCTGCGGTGGCCCACTTGTGCTGGCGCCGCCGATTCAGCAGCAGCCGCCTCGCACAGGCCCTTGTGATGGCTCGTTTCCGCTGGTGCTGGCGCCTATCCAGCAGAAGCAGCAGCAGTGGCCGCAGCCTCACATAATCAGCCCCTGCGGTGGCTCCTCTGCGACGTGGTACTGCGGGGTGGCGACAAAAGGAGGCATGGAGCCAGGGGCGATGCAGTCTGGATGCACCAACTGGACGCCGGCCATGGGAGCTGTGTCCCCCTACTACCTGTGGAGCAACTGA